In Brienomyrus brachyistius isolate T26 chromosome 14, BBRACH_0.4, whole genome shotgun sequence, the following proteins share a genomic window:
- the LOC125707297 gene encoding T-cell activation Rho GTPase-activating protein-like — translation MKVLVGYTVSKTLTEGNMDSSIDLPSNGDVRKSSTAVENVSDQITGINRWRRLFLQIQKNKDSQAEAPHGCQFRTALFGQPLSAVCEEDGSPPKPIKDVLKLLLKRGPSAEGIFRKPANAKRLREIKDQLDRGVEVEMEVEQTTLLAALLKDFLRHIPGGLLVADYSQAWMMALESEDPAEKRIQLKLVHDSLPKANAMLLQHLLCVLLHISRNSSTNKMDAKNLAVCISPNLLQWDDVDMVEKVTSLTQFLIEDCCGIFGEDILTLLGDPDDEELSDNLDSLSHQQDLAYESNDPDTDCDLGGSMEGQLSVAHHNKQNRLKVDSSLTNGDLRTSPPFNRRRSEPIICLPTGRKPLLMVARSHDDLKKERSVSQLLKKQTSETCFLLLNRNSKRQAARHVDSSYSSSCSLESASSSLSDDAVTITKSVARSNPSRRAFSTVRREEPKNHAKMEKRRSMSMRIEKPKNLKFKSRWSLKKVPTQSEALIQSEAAQNEVENDTDRPDPVPKPRPLSMSTTEVFKLVDSRIPSPPPSYEQAINSTASLQFQPKTVQDARSFFRDRRLSFESTTNDLFTEKFSYEGTAEEAPVGPFRQRAMSESVSDGSSKRLSRRISQPLIEAILTAKESYV, via the exons ATGAAAGTGCTGGTTGGTTACACAGTG TCTAAAACACTAACTGAAGGCAACATGGACTCAAGCATCGACTTGCCTTCAAAT GGCGATGTAAGGAAATCTTCCACTGCAGTGGAAAACGTGTCAGACCAGATTACTG GCattaacaggtggaggaggcTGTTTCTGCAAATTCAAAAGAACAAAGACTCACAAGCTGAGGCTCCCCACGGCTGCCAGTTCAGGACCGCACTCTTCGGACAGCCACTCTCTGCTGTCTGCGAGGAAGACGGAAGCCCTCCTAAGCCAATCAAA GACGTGCTGAAATTGTTGTTGAAGAGGGGTCCTTCTGCTGAGGGAATATTCCGGAAGCCTGCCAATGCCAAAAGACTGAGAGAGATCAAGGACCAGCTTGACAGAGGGGTGGAGGTGGAAATGGAGGTGGAGCAGACCACCTTACTGGCTGCTCTTCTAAAG GATTTCCTGAGACATATTCCTGGGGGACTGCTGGTTGCTGACTACTCCCAGGCCTGGATGATGGCTCTGGAGAGTGAAGACCCTGCAGAAAAGCGCATTCAGCTTAAGCT GGTACATGACAGTCTTCCAAAGGCCAATGCCATGCTTCTGCAGCACCTTCTGTGTGTCCTCCTACACATCAGCAGGAACTCCAGCACTAATAAAATGGATGCTAAGAACCTAGCAGTCTGTATATCACCCAATCTGCTGCAGTGGGATGATGTGGATATGGTTGAGAAG GTGACATCCCTAACCCAGTTCCTGATTGAAGACTGTTGTGGAATATTTGGAGAAGACATTCTGACTCTTCTTGGAGACCCTGACGACGAAGAACTTTCTGATAACTTAG ATTCACTCTCGCACCAGCAAGACTTGGCCTATGAGAGCAATGACCCAGATACCGACTGTGacctagggggcagcatggaagGCCAGCTGAGCGTTGCACATCATAACAAACAAAACCGGCTAAAGGTGGACTCCAGTTTGACGAACGGTGATTTGCGCACATCGCCTCCCTTCAACAGGAGGCGCTCAGAGCCCATCATCTGCCTCCCTACTGGCAGGAAGCCCCTTCTTATGGTGGCCAGGAGCCATGATGACTTGAAGAAGGAGCGGTCGGTCAGCCAGCTACTGAAGAAACAGACCTCAGAAACCTGCTTCCTGTTACTCAACCGGAACTCGAAGAGGCAAGCTGCCCGCCACGTAGACAGCTCAtactcctcctcctgctccctgGAAAGTGCTTCCTCCAGCCTTTCCGATGATGCTGTCACCATCACCAAGAGCGTGGCGAGGTCTAACCCCAGCCGCCGGGCTTTCTCCACCGTACGCCGCGAGGAGCCGAAGAATCACGCCAAAATGGAAAAGAGACGCTCCATGTCCATGAGGATAGAGAAACCGAAAAATCTAAAGTTCAAAAGCAGGTGGAGTCTTAAGAAGGTACCGACACAGTCGGAGGCTCTTATCCAGTCTGAAGCTGCGCAGAATGAGGTCGAGAACGACACAGATCGGCCAGATCCAGTGCCTAAGCCAAGACCACTGTCCATGTCCACCACAGAGGTATTCAAGCTGGTGGACAGCAGGATTCCCAGCCCACCCCCTTCATATGAGCAAGCAATCAACAGCACTGCTTCCCTGCAGTTCCAGCCAAAGACTGTGCAGGACGCTCGCAGTTTCTTTCGGGACAGAAGACTCAGCTTTGAGTCAACGACCAATGACTTGTTCACAGAGAAGTTCTCCTATGAGGGAACCGCAGAGGAAGCCCCAGTGGGCCCTTTCCGTCAGAGGGCCATGTCAGAGTCGGTATCCGACGGCAGCTCCAAGAGACTGAGCCGCAGAATCAGCCAGCCCCTGATAGAGGCCATACTGACGGCAAAGGAGTCTTACGTGTGA